In a single window of the Halomicroarcula saliterrae genome:
- the ilvC gene encoding ketol-acid reductoisomerase, whose translation MTDELNTTVYYDDDADVSHVTDETVAVLGYGSQGHAHALNLHDSGVDVIVGLREGSSSRDDAEASGLTVETPDVAAAEADRVVMLVPDTVQPAVYEAIQDGLEPGDTLQFAHGLNIHYGQIEPQEGVDVTMVAPKSPGHLVRRTYDRGEGTPGLIAVYQDASGDAKAGALSYAKAIGCTRAGVIETTFKEEVETDLFGEQAVLCGGVTEMVKVGFETLVDAGYSPEMAYFECLNELKLIVDLMYEGGHMEMWNSVSDTAEYGGLTRGEEVINREGMEKILEEIQNGEFTREWILENQAGRPSYRQYRQAEQDHEIEQVGNELRSLFSWGEQEEAEAPADD comes from the coding sequence ATGACTGACGAACTCAACACAACAGTCTACTACGACGACGACGCCGACGTATCGCACGTGACCGACGAGACAGTTGCCGTACTCGGATACGGCTCGCAGGGCCACGCTCACGCCCTGAATCTCCACGACTCCGGTGTCGACGTCATCGTCGGCCTCCGCGAGGGGTCGTCCTCCCGCGACGACGCCGAGGCCTCGGGCCTGACGGTCGAGACGCCCGACGTGGCGGCCGCCGAGGCCGACCGCGTTGTCATGCTGGTCCCCGACACGGTCCAGCCGGCCGTCTACGAGGCCATTCAGGACGGACTGGAGCCCGGTGACACGCTGCAGTTCGCCCACGGGCTGAACATCCACTACGGCCAGATAGAGCCCCAAGAGGGCGTCGACGTGACCATGGTCGCGCCGAAGTCGCCCGGCCACCTCGTCCGCCGGACCTACGACCGCGGCGAGGGGACTCCCGGACTGATCGCCGTCTACCAGGACGCGAGCGGCGACGCCAAGGCGGGCGCGCTCTCCTACGCGAAGGCCATCGGCTGCACGCGAGCGGGCGTCATCGAGACGACCTTCAAGGAAGAGGTCGAGACGGACCTCTTCGGCGAGCAGGCCGTCCTCTGTGGCGGCGTCACCGAGATGGTGAAGGTCGGCTTCGAGACGCTCGTCGACGCGGGTTACTCCCCGGAGATGGCCTACTTCGAGTGTCTGAACGAGCTCAAGCTCATCGTCGACCTGATGTACGAGGGCGGCCACATGGAGATGTGGAACTCGGTCTCGGACACCGCCGAGTACGGCGGTCTCACCCGCGGTGAGGAAGTCATCAACCGCGAGGGGATGGAGAAGATCCTCGAGGAGATTCAGAACGGCGAGTTCACTCGCGAGTGGATTCTCGAGAACCAGGCCGGCCGGCCGAGCTACCGGCAGTACCGACAGGCCGAACAGGACCACGAGATAGAGCAGGTCGGTAACGAGCTGCGCTCGCTGTTCTCGTGGGGCGAACAGGAAGAAGCCGAGGCACCAGCGGACGACTGA
- the ilvN gene encoding acetolactate synthase small subunit — protein sequence MPGPAPPERMRPKGRRNSQGIRVDPEAEVTHEPRQAVLSALVKHKPGVLSEVSALFSRRQFNIESLTVGPTVDSDTARMTILIEEPEPGIDQAKKQLRKLVPVIEVTELDPTAVRRELALIKVGGEKPDDVNAVAEMYDGQAVDASTDSVTVEITGSKQKIDAAVEAFKQFDVQEVVRTGAAALERGPTTLNKHD from the coding sequence ATGCCCGGACCCGCGCCGCCGGAACGGATGCGCCCGAAAGGCCGACGCAACTCGCAGGGAATCCGCGTCGACCCCGAGGCCGAAGTGACCCACGAGCCCCGACAGGCTGTCCTGTCGGCGCTCGTCAAACACAAGCCCGGCGTGCTCTCGGAGGTCTCGGCCCTCTTCTCGCGCCGGCAGTTCAACATCGAAAGCCTGACCGTCGGCCCGACGGTCGATTCGGATACGGCCCGGATGACCATCCTCATCGAGGAGCCCGAGCCCGGCATCGACCAGGCGAAAAAGCAGCTCCGGAAGCTGGTCCCCGTCATCGAGGTGACGGAGCTGGACCCGACTGCGGTCCGCCGGGAGCTCGCCTTGATCAAGGTCGGTGGGGAGAAACCGGACGACGTGAACGCCGTGGCGGAGATGTACGACGGACAGGCCGTCGACGCCTCCACGGACTCCGTGACCGTCGAGATAACGGGCAGCAAACAGAAAATCGACGCTGCCGTCGAGGCGTTCAAACAGTTCGACGTGCAGGAAGTCGTGCGGACGGGGGCCGCCGCGCTGGAACGAGGCCCGACGACACTGAACAAACATGACTGA